Proteins encoded by one window of Sulfurospirillum barnesii SES-3:
- the larA gene encoding nickel-dependent lactate racemase, translating into MKVTVGYGKDEKFELNIDDKQLIGVYNPNSVAKIDYNKAIDEALEKPLGKESFDHFIDTNERIVFIVNDGTRPTPTRKVLARIYPKIKDKDIFFIVATGCHRAPTEEEWHFILGKEIYEDLHVKNRLWSHDSKNDAMIYLGISTNGTEMHLNKIVAEAKKVCAIGSVEPHYFAGYTGGRKAFLPGVAAYETITQNHLLALHPNAQALSLKGNPVHEDMMDAMGVLKHIDVFAIMTVLDSDHDICAVRAGDLSDSFYAGIDKADEVFCVDIPQKADIVISVAPYPMDIDLYQSQKALDNGKLALKENGILIMVAKCRTGIGEEGFFKLMSSAPSAQAVLDKIKCGYKLGYHKAAKMAEINLWAQSWAVSELSDEEMKAVHLKPYHDLHVALEDAIKEKGKDASIIVLPFGSITVPKVAQ; encoded by the coding sequence ATGAAAGTAACAGTCGGCTATGGTAAAGATGAAAAGTTTGAATTAAACATTGATGATAAACAGCTCATTGGTGTTTACAACCCAAACAGTGTTGCAAAAATTGATTACAATAAAGCGATTGATGAAGCGCTTGAAAAGCCTTTGGGCAAAGAGAGTTTTGATCATTTTATTGACACCAATGAAAGAATTGTTTTCATTGTGAACGATGGTACGCGCCCTACGCCTACACGAAAAGTACTCGCACGCATTTATCCTAAAATTAAAGACAAAGATATTTTTTTCATTGTTGCAACAGGATGTCATAGAGCACCCACGGAGGAAGAGTGGCATTTTATTTTAGGAAAAGAGATTTATGAAGATTTACATGTAAAGAATCGTTTGTGGAGTCATGACTCTAAAAACGATGCAATGATCTATCTAGGAATTTCGACCAACGGGACGGAAATGCACCTCAATAAAATCGTAGCAGAGGCTAAAAAAGTCTGCGCCATTGGCTCGGTAGAACCACACTATTTTGCAGGCTACACAGGTGGTCGAAAAGCATTTTTACCAGGGGTTGCCGCTTATGAGACCATTACGCAAAACCACCTCTTAGCGCTTCATCCTAACGCACAAGCCCTCAGCCTTAAAGGCAATCCTGTCCATGAAGATATGATGGATGCGATGGGTGTTTTAAAACACATTGATGTCTTTGCGATTATGACCGTTTTGGACAGCGACCACGATATTTGTGCTGTTCGTGCGGGTGATTTGAGTGATTCCTTTTATGCGGGCATTGACAAAGCCGATGAAGTCTTTTGCGTGGATATTCCACAAAAAGCGGATATTGTCATTTCTGTTGCACCCTACCCTATGGACATTGATTTGTATCAGTCTCAAAAAGCGCTCGATAATGGCAAACTTGCTTTGAAAGAGAATGGAATTCTTATCATGGTAGCAAAATGCCGCACAGGCATTGGTGAGGAAGGATTTTTTAAACTCATGAGTTCAGCCCCATCAGCACAAGCAGTCTTGGATAAAATCAAGTGTGGGTACAAACTAGGCTATCACAAAGCGGCGAAGATGGCGGAGATTAACCTTTGGGCGCAGAGTTGGGCAGTGAGTGAGCTGAGTGATGAAGAGATGAAAGCGGTGCATTTAAAGCCGTATCATGATTTACATGTAGCTTTAGAGGATGCCATCAAAGAAAAAGGCAAAGATGCCAGCATCATCGTGCTTCCTTTTGGTTCTATTACGGTACCAAAAGTAGCTCAATAA
- a CDS encoding SixA phosphatase family protein, whose protein sequence is MKKIYFIRHAKASERTEILEDFLRPLNSRGKNDVSFMAKRLKHFHVMPDIIYSSPAKRALKTSKEIALELGCPKKTIVLCDELYESSYAYYLELIHSTDDTHESVFIVAHNPTLTEVAEHLSGAILSNIPTCAIVCISFDVKSFKEIHEESGHILFFDYPKKHFKN, encoded by the coding sequence ATGAAAAAAATTTACTTTATTAGACACGCAAAAGCAAGTGAGCGTACAGAAATTTTGGAAGATTTTTTAAGACCCCTAAACAGTCGAGGGAAAAATGATGTTTCTTTTATGGCAAAACGGCTTAAACACTTTCATGTTATGCCTGATATTATCTATTCAAGTCCTGCCAAACGTGCTTTAAAAACGAGTAAAGAAATCGCACTTGAACTAGGATGTCCTAAAAAAACAATTGTACTGTGTGATGAACTGTATGAAAGTAGTTATGCCTATTATTTAGAGTTGATTCACTCTACAGACGATACACATGAATCAGTGTTTATTGTCGCACACAACCCAACGTTAACCGAAGTGGCAGAACACCTAAGCGGTGCTATCTTAAGCAATATTCCTACGTGCGCTATTGTTTGTATCTCTTTTGATGTCAAAAGCTTTAAAGAAATTCATGAGGAGAGTGGGCATATTCTCTTTTTTGATTACCCTAAAAAACATTTTAAAAACTAG
- a CDS encoding tyrosine-type recombinase/integrase has protein sequence MRYKVDEKENFEQSLLFWLDRFVKYKLTSLSNRHVEENAKLSSIIGSLNRGCKNMQELKNLAKEARNIGLIGINLFINPLEKFYYYITPMGLASLKEIDEELLSEFLASQTGSLSDATKKNYRIALLSFFQFMDKQNEEKNGAAHQFRIELKNWGGLGGRKGEKLPAHMYKEELSRFFKAIEETEFKPYVQAKNRLLIKLIIYTGMRVSEALGIKIKDMVKDGEYFVFQIRGKGNKPRTAMIKSEHIEKDLNEWMAYRSSESALLFQSRTGKPLTQAYVSYVMDKMLLVAGIRKEKNGAHMLRHTFATLLYQKNRDLILVQEALGHADLNTSRIYTHFDKERLKIAADTMDGI, from the coding sequence ATGCGCTATAAAGTCGATGAGAAAGAGAATTTTGAGCAGAGTTTACTTTTTTGGCTTGATCGCTTTGTGAAGTATAAACTCACCTCTCTTTCCAATCGTCACGTGGAAGAAAATGCCAAACTTTCTTCTATTATTGGCTCCCTTAATCGTGGGTGCAAAAACATGCAAGAGTTGAAAAATCTTGCTAAAGAAGCTCGAAATATTGGCTTGATTGGGATTAATCTTTTTATTAATCCTCTTGAGAAGTTTTACTATTACATTACGCCTATGGGACTTGCGAGTTTAAAAGAGATTGATGAAGAGTTGTTGAGTGAGTTTTTAGCTTCTCAAACGGGTTCACTCTCGGATGCTACCAAAAAGAATTATCGCATTGCCCTACTCTCTTTTTTTCAATTTATGGATAAACAAAATGAGGAAAAAAATGGCGCTGCACACCAATTTCGCATTGAGCTTAAAAATTGGGGTGGGCTTGGTGGTAGAAAAGGTGAAAAATTACCTGCTCATATGTACAAAGAAGAACTTTCTCGGTTTTTTAAAGCCATTGAAGAGACGGAGTTTAAACCCTACGTGCAGGCCAAAAATCGCCTTTTAATTAAGCTGATTATTTACACAGGCATGCGTGTGAGTGAAGCCTTGGGTATAAAGATAAAAGATATGGTTAAAGATGGGGAGTATTTTGTTTTTCAGATTCGTGGCAAAGGAAATAAACCACGAACGGCGATGATAAAATCTGAACACATTGAGAAAGATTTGAATGAATGGATGGCGTATCGAAGCAGTGAGTCTGCTTTGTTGTTTCAAAGTCGCACAGGAAAACCCTTAACACAAGCCTATGTGAGTTACGTGATGGATAAAATGTTGCTTGTTGCTGGCATTCGCAAAGAAAAAAACGGTGCGCATATGTTGCGACATACTTTTGCTACTTTGTTGTATCAAAAAAATAGAGATTTAATTTTAGTGCAAGAAGCCCTTGGTCATGCGGATTTAAATACCTCTCGTATTTACACCCATTTTGATAAAGAACGCCTCAAAATCGCAGCCGATACAATGGATGGAATTTGA
- a CDS encoding magnesium transporter CorA family protein gives MNHLYELIDRFHLLDLKNPTHPSIFIEEAAYTMLILALPAKEKELRVDSDAFVFEGGQYYRFDKTTHTFVALESIQNVYEIVDAHTNETMKRVATIHASIDWMEEKLYDNTRFHFMQYWLNHKKDLARIHRLLLLGAEVMEDFIKHYHENEDFLVTHFSDIHEHLERTNRSTLLAIEKLNNLYTFYTSRNNERMNRTIYLLTILSGVFLPLNLIVGYFGINTQGLPFENLANGSFLVGGLMLLCMGLSIGIFLLFRRKF, from the coding sequence ATGAATCATTTATACGAATTAATTGACCGTTTTCACTTACTGGATCTTAAAAACCCTACACATCCTTCTATATTTATTGAAGAAGCAGCGTATACTATGCTTATTTTAGCACTCCCTGCTAAAGAAAAAGAGTTAAGAGTTGACTCAGATGCATTTGTTTTCGAGGGTGGGCAGTATTATCGTTTTGATAAAACAACGCATACTTTTGTTGCTTTAGAAAGTATTCAAAATGTGTATGAAATAGTAGATGCACACACCAATGAAACCATGAAGCGAGTAGCTACTATACATGCGAGTATTGATTGGATGGAGGAGAAATTGTATGATAATACACGGTTTCATTTTATGCAGTATTGGCTCAATCATAAAAAAGACTTAGCACGTATTCATCGATTGCTTCTTTTAGGTGCGGAAGTGATGGAGGATTTTATTAAGCATTATCATGAAAATGAAGATTTTCTTGTGACCCATTTTAGCGATATTCATGAGCATTTAGAACGCACCAATCGTTCAACACTTCTAGCCATTGAAAAACTCAACAACCTTTACACGTTTTATACGAGTCGTAATAATGAACGTATGAATCGCACGATTTATCTTTTGACCATTCTCTCAGGGGTCTTTCTACCGCTCAATCTCATCGTTGGATATTTTGGTATTAATACACAAGGATTACCCTTTGAAAACCTTGCTAATGGTTCTTTCCTTGTAGGAGGTTTAATGCTCTTGTGTATGGGGTTAAGCATTGGAATTTTTTTATTGTTTCGTAGAAAGTTCTAG
- the tgt gene encoding tRNA guanosine(34) transglycosylase Tgt produces the protein MEFQIDKTDGNARACTIKTAHSTIQTPVFMPVGTVGSVKSLDAVDMSEMLGAQIILGNTYHLYLRPSDEVVKHFGGLHGFTKFPNSFLTDSGGFQAFSLSDISKADSNGIMFKSHIDGSTHYFTPEKVLDIQYNLNSDIMMILDDLVALPATKERIALSIKRTTDWAKRAITYHQEKQAQGIGKHQNIFAIIQGGTDKEFRHISANELCALPFDGFAIGGLSVGESNALMYETVEYTTPLMPKEKPRYLMGVGTPEDLVENVERGVDMFDCVMPTRNARNGSLFTSFGKISIKNAKFQKDESPLDPECDCFTCKHYSRGYLHHLFRAKELTYFRLASIHNLHYYLTLMKQMREAILKGEFKAFKAEFYRKRGK, from the coding sequence ATGGAATTTCAGATAGATAAAACGGATGGAAATGCGCGTGCATGTACCATCAAAACGGCGCACAGTACCATTCAAACACCTGTGTTTATGCCTGTTGGAACGGTAGGCAGTGTGAAGAGTTTGGATGCGGTGGATATGAGCGAAATGCTAGGAGCACAAATTATTTTAGGCAATACGTACCATCTTTATTTACGCCCTAGTGATGAAGTGGTCAAGCATTTTGGAGGGTTGCATGGCTTTACCAAATTTCCGAACAGTTTTTTAACCGATAGCGGCGGTTTTCAAGCCTTTAGTCTTAGCGATATTTCAAAAGCCGATAGCAATGGTATCATGTTTAAGAGTCATATTGATGGCTCAACGCACTATTTTACGCCTGAGAAAGTTTTGGATATTCAGTACAATTTAAACTCTGATATTATGATGATTTTAGATGATTTAGTAGCGCTTCCTGCAACCAAAGAGCGTATTGCACTCTCGATTAAACGAACTACCGATTGGGCAAAAAGAGCGATTACTTACCATCAAGAAAAGCAAGCACAAGGTATTGGAAAACACCAGAATATTTTTGCCATTATTCAAGGCGGAACCGATAAAGAGTTTCGTCATATCAGTGCTAATGAACTCTGTGCTCTACCTTTTGATGGCTTTGCTATTGGGGGGCTTAGTGTGGGTGAAAGTAATGCGCTGATGTATGAAACCGTTGAATACACTACCCCCTTGATGCCAAAGGAGAAACCTCGTTATTTAATGGGCGTTGGAACGCCTGAGGATTTGGTGGAAAATGTCGAGCGTGGGGTGGATATGTTTGATTGTGTGATGCCGACTCGCAATGCACGTAACGGTTCTTTGTTTACCTCTTTTGGCAAAATCAGCATTAAAAATGCGAAGTTTCAAAAAGATGAAAGCCCGCTAGATCCTGAGTGCGATTGCTTTACATGTAAGCATTATTCAAGGGGCTATTTACACCATCTTTTCCGTGCGAAAGAGCTTACTTATTTTAGACTCGCTTCCATTCACAATTTGCATTATTACCTTACATTAATGAAACAGATGCGAGAAGCCATTTTAAAAGGTGAATTTAAAGCGTTTAAAGCGGAGTTTTACAGGAAACGAGGTAAATAA
- a CDS encoding COG3400 family protein translates to MKKILIIADGILAKQFLERVMESEAGENSYTIITYKEDTLPKKRPENFKFFEFDPTSLDKLSVILNEQFFQVMILLSNELDAMSTYKNVRRIDNKVRIVFMDRWDLDLEEIDDKRLLLVNSRDILASRFKDHLPNMPIVAQNIGLGIGEIMEVSVPVGSSYAYRHLASIVQSKWRIAAVYRSNTLLLPRPTLMLLPNDLLLMIGEPHVLQSVFRSIKKEQGQFPSPFGSSIYCLVDMLEMDEEEIDLLLNDALLLHSKLNSNKLHVKIINPTYSKILEKLKSYHNHHINVMIDYFKTNPRAVLKEDTEEMDIGLIVVMNTFFQKNKRALFRTKLPVFKIGKKGFLALSEGVVLSSDAHDIEQESSVIFDVSAQLSLHLKLYTYEPDQERKETSLMEHFDNLSKIFGREVEVIQSEKNPLLKLKHKDTILQFLPFTSKIVESNFFSIFSTDMEKLHFKLADNYQLFIPVNA, encoded by the coding sequence ATGAAAAAAATATTAATCATTGCTGATGGCATTCTAGCAAAACAATTTTTAGAAAGAGTTATGGAGAGTGAGGCAGGAGAAAACAGCTACACCATCATCACCTATAAAGAAGATACTCTTCCTAAAAAACGCCCTGAAAATTTTAAATTTTTTGAGTTTGACCCCACCAGCTTAGATAAACTCTCTGTTATTTTAAATGAACAATTTTTTCAAGTGATGATTTTACTTTCCAATGAACTTGATGCCATGAGCACCTATAAAAATGTGAGACGCATTGATAACAAAGTACGTATTGTCTTTATGGATCGATGGGATTTGGATTTAGAAGAGATTGATGATAAACGCCTTTTACTGGTTAACTCACGAGATATTTTAGCCTCTCGTTTTAAAGACCATCTGCCCAATATGCCCATTGTGGCACAAAATATTGGGCTAGGTATTGGTGAAATTATGGAAGTTTCTGTGCCTGTTGGAAGCTCTTATGCCTACCGTCATTTGGCTTCAATTGTCCAAAGTAAGTGGCGTATTGCAGCGGTGTATCGCTCTAACACTTTATTGTTACCTCGCCCAACGCTTATGCTTTTACCCAACGATCTTTTGCTGATGATCGGAGAACCACATGTTCTACAAAGTGTTTTTCGAAGTATTAAGAAAGAACAAGGGCAATTTCCATCTCCCTTTGGAAGCAGTATTTATTGTTTAGTCGATATGCTAGAAATGGATGAAGAAGAGATTGATTTACTTCTAAACGATGCACTGCTGTTACATTCAAAACTCAATAGCAACAAATTACATGTAAAGATTATTAATCCCACGTATTCAAAAATTTTAGAAAAACTCAAAAGCTACCATAACCACCATATTAACGTTATGATTGACTATTTCAAAACCAATCCAAGAGCCGTTTTAAAAGAAGATACTGAGGAGATGGATATTGGTCTGATTGTGGTTATGAACACCTTTTTTCAAAAAAACAAACGTGCTTTGTTTCGCACCAAACTTCCTGTATTTAAAATTGGGAAAAAAGGCTTTTTGGCACTGAGCGAAGGCGTTGTTCTTAGCAGCGATGCGCACGATATTGAACAAGAATCTTCTGTCATTTTTGATGTTTCAGCCCAACTCTCGTTGCACCTTAAACTCTATACGTATGAGCCTGACCAAGAGAGGAAAGAGACCAGTTTAATGGAGCATTTTGACAATCTCTCAAAGATTTTTGGACGAGAGGTTGAAGTGATTCAAAGTGAAAAAAATCCTCTTTTGAAGCTGAAACATAAAGATACTATTTTACAATTTCTACCCTTTACCTCTAAAATTGTTGAGTCTAATTTCTTCTCTATTTTTTCCACCGATATGGAAAAATTACACTTTAAATTAGCAGACAATTACCAGTTATTTATCCCAGTGAATGCATAA
- a CDS encoding ABC transporter substrate binding protein, producing the protein MKKYPQYELTTEYMDSKKIESDQYFEELLVLYRKKFAHRHYKAILVADNYAYEFALKYHEELFPNTPVVFCGVENFNPIDITPYHKPYFTGVVEYKDIRKNIELIQQLFPAIKMVYIMSDDAYSSLVIKDQIIEESNYFKDKFRVVFDNEIDFDKIDEKINKLPRHSAILFTSFYRDINGKYVPYHKLQAFFQRSKFPVFAINHIHLNEGVLGGFVVNPYEQGSLAAKNAFALIQGRDIHTLPVQIPRGTYIFDNHVLRKFGIPLSDVPSPSEVINGVESFYEKHQKFVENAFALMPLLLLLTTILILNVIKRISFEKELLRQNKLDYVLLNNIQSAIFWKANDGKILGCNDLLCEILEREKYDIIGKHVQEVMPTICDAIQEVPLDNLQSAEIEISIPYREKKIFSTRRTYYTDEKNHEAGVVTILTDITEKKRIDTERKRHEQFVIQRSKQSEVGEMIASIAHQWKTPLVEISAIAQELIYKRRKKSLDEEDTQKFVEDIMTQVKYMSNTIDDFRQFIKPSTKQTTFNVREAIDSLLNVLNHSVKYNYITLNILQEGSTPLLAFGYPNEFKQCVLNIINNAKDSIIKKRETKPTEGMINIELKSDENHIYLDISDDGCGIEKKNLESIFDPFISTKENGDGFGLYMARLIIEDKMGGKIIAKQKENGAQISIRVNKAKGDA; encoded by the coding sequence ATGAAAAAATATCCACAATATGAACTTACAACAGAATATATGGACAGCAAAAAAATAGAATCGGATCAATATTTTGAAGAGCTGTTGGTCTTATACCGTAAAAAATTCGCTCACCGCCACTACAAAGCCATTCTCGTAGCCGATAATTATGCCTATGAATTTGCACTCAAGTATCATGAAGAACTTTTTCCAAATACACCCGTTGTCTTTTGTGGGGTTGAGAATTTTAATCCTATTGACATAACACCCTATCATAAACCTTATTTTACAGGTGTGGTGGAATATAAAGATATTCGTAAAAATATAGAACTGATTCAACAACTCTTTCCTGCTATAAAAATGGTTTATATTATGAGTGATGATGCGTACTCTTCCTTGGTGATTAAAGATCAAATTATTGAAGAATCCAATTACTTTAAAGATAAATTTCGTGTGGTCTTTGACAATGAAATAGATTTTGATAAGATTGATGAAAAAATCAATAAACTCCCTCGTCATAGTGCTATCTTATTTACCAGTTTTTACCGTGACATCAATGGAAAATATGTTCCCTATCATAAACTTCAAGCTTTTTTTCAACGCTCAAAGTTTCCTGTATTTGCAATTAATCATATTCACTTGAATGAAGGTGTTCTTGGCGGATTTGTTGTAAATCCTTATGAACAAGGATCATTAGCGGCTAAAAACGCCTTTGCACTCATTCAAGGAAGAGATATACATACATTACCAGTACAAATACCTAGAGGTACTTATATTTTTGATAACCATGTCCTGCGCAAATTTGGAATTCCACTCAGTGATGTACCTTCGCCTTCTGAAGTCATTAATGGCGTTGAAAGCTTTTATGAAAAGCATCAAAAATTTGTTGAAAATGCTTTTGCATTGATGCCTCTTTTACTTCTTTTAACAACTATTTTAATTTTAAATGTCATTAAACGTATTTCATTCGAAAAAGAGCTCTTGCGCCAAAATAAACTCGATTATGTTCTTCTCAACAACATTCAAAGTGCTATTTTTTGGAAAGCAAACGATGGAAAGATACTAGGCTGTAATGATCTGTTATGTGAAATTTTAGAGCGTGAAAAATACGATATTATTGGAAAACACGTTCAAGAGGTAATGCCTACAATTTGTGATGCTATTCAAGAAGTCCCTTTAGATAATCTACAAAGTGCTGAAATTGAAATTTCCATACCTTACCGAGAAAAAAAGATTTTTTCAACCCGTAGAACATACTATACCGATGAAAAAAACCATGAAGCAGGTGTGGTAACCATTCTTACAGACATCACAGAGAAAAAGCGTATTGATACAGAACGTAAACGCCACGAACAATTTGTTATTCAACGCTCTAAGCAGTCTGAAGTAGGTGAAATGATAGCCAGTATTGCACACCAATGGAAAACCCCATTGGTCGAAATCTCAGCGATTGCGCAAGAGCTTATTTACAAACGCCGCAAAAAATCTTTAGACGAAGAAGATACCCAAAAATTTGTCGAAGACATTATGACGCAAGTCAAATACATGTCCAATACCATAGATGATTTTAGGCAGTTTATCAAGCCCTCAACGAAGCAAACCACGTTTAATGTCCGTGAAGCCATAGACTCTCTTTTAAATGTTTTAAACCATAGCGTCAAATACAATTACATCACACTGAACATTCTGCAAGAAGGAAGCACCCCTCTTTTAGCCTTTGGTTATCCTAATGAATTTAAACAGTGCGTTTTAAACATCATTAATAATGCAAAAGATAGTATTATAAAAAAAAGGGAGACAAAGCCAACAGAAGGTATGATAAACATTGAACTTAAGAGTGATGAAAATCATATCTATTTGGACATCAGTGATGATGGGTGTGGGATTGAGAAAAAGAATTTGGAGAGCATTTTTGATCCCTTTATCAGTACAAAAGAGAACGGGGATGGCTTTGGTTTATATATGGCACGTCTTATTATAGAAGATAAAATGGGTGGTAAAATTATTGCAAAACAAAAAGAAAATGGCGCACAAATTTCTATTCGAGTCAATAAAGCCAAAGGAGATGCATGA
- a CDS encoding Fe-S-containing hydro-lyase, whose translation MSKTYHLTAPLNEADVVQLKAGDIVYLTGVVYTARDAAHKKLVDLLDEGKELPFDMNGAVIYFVGPTPPKPGDPIGSAGPTTSYRMDSYSPKLINEQGLKGMIGKGKRNQDVIDACVKSKAIYFGATGGAGALLARQIKSAEVIAYPELGPEAIRRLEVVDFPLTVINDTFGADLYKMGRAQYEVFE comes from the coding sequence ATGAGCAAAACTTATCATTTAACCGCACCACTTAATGAAGCAGATGTAGTACAACTTAAAGCAGGCGATATTGTTTATTTAACAGGTGTTGTCTATACCGCACGTGACGCCGCGCATAAAAAATTGGTTGACCTTTTAGATGAAGGCAAAGAACTTCCTTTTGATATGAATGGCGCAGTCATTTATTTTGTTGGGCCAACTCCTCCAAAACCAGGTGACCCAATCGGTAGTGCGGGACCAACAACATCTTACAGAATGGATTCTTACTCTCCAAAATTGATTAATGAGCAAGGTCTTAAAGGTATGATTGGTAAAGGCAAACGCAATCAAGATGTTATTGATGCGTGTGTTAAATCTAAAGCTATTTATTTTGGTGCAACAGGTGGTGCTGGTGCACTTCTCGCACGCCAGATTAAAAGTGCTGAAGTCATTGCATACCCAGAATTGGGACCAGAAGCGATTAGAAGACTTGAAGTGGTTGATTTTCCATTAACCGTTATTAACGATACTTTTGGTGCTGACCTTTATAAAATGGGTCGTGCACAATACGAAGTGTTTGAATAA
- a CDS encoding response regulator transcription factor, with protein sequence MKILILEDNERLANLIVEALEQKRYHVDLFKDGKKALEAIDNGYDCFILDINVPGIDGLSLLKEIRSMDNATPAIVISANVELETIQEAYCKGCDEYLKKPFYMYELETKIEKLCKPKISLLQLFKGFSYSVEQEKLIDDKGEEIKLAKKEILLLNLFAKNLDKNISFERIEQYVWGGELTTTENIRALIKRLRKKLPDDTIENQGGVGYRLNYEH encoded by the coding sequence ATGAAAATATTAATCCTAGAAGATAACGAACGCTTAGCCAATCTTATTGTTGAAGCCCTAGAGCAAAAGAGATACCATGTTGATCTTTTTAAGGATGGCAAAAAAGCACTTGAAGCCATTGACAATGGATATGACTGTTTTATTCTAGATATTAATGTTCCAGGTATTGATGGATTAAGTCTTCTAAAAGAGATCCGTAGTATGGATAATGCAACACCTGCCATTGTCATTAGTGCCAATGTTGAGTTAGAAACGATTCAAGAAGCTTATTGCAAAGGGTGTGATGAATACTTAAAAAAACCTTTTTACATGTACGAATTAGAAACGAAGATTGAGAAACTGTGTAAACCCAAAATATCCCTCTTGCAACTGTTTAAAGGTTTTAGCTATTCTGTTGAGCAAGAAAAACTCATCGATGATAAAGGTGAAGAGATAAAACTTGCCAAAAAAGAGATTTTACTTTTAAATCTTTTTGCTAAAAATTTAGATAAGAATATTTCATTTGAGCGCATTGAGCAGTATGTTTGGGGTGGAGAGCTTACGACCACGGAAAATATTCGTGCACTGATCAAACGCTTACGCAAAAAACTTCCTGATGATACCATCGAAAATCAAGGCGGTGTTGGATACCGACTCAATTACGAACATTGA
- a CDS encoding fumarate hydratase — translation MREIKYEEIVKSVKDMILYSATNLPKDSYKAMQDAYDNEKSEVCKQVLKQILENADIAKNEARPLCQDTGLAVFFVKVGEDVKVVGGSLKKAINEGTELGYKEGYLRASTCHWDTRANLKDEVGYNLPAIIHFDIVEGDKIEIEYAAKGGGSENVSRATVFPPAKGRKGIIEYVKQVISDAGPNPCPPLTVGVGIGGTFEKAVISSKHALFRDLGSKNPDPVLDSMEQELMVLLNNLGIGAMGMGGTQTVLGVHIEKNPCHIASLPVSVNVQCHSSRHMHITL, via the coding sequence ATGAGAGAAATCAAGTACGAAGAGATCGTTAAGAGCGTAAAGGACATGATTCTTTACAGTGCAACGAATTTGCCAAAAGATTCTTACAAAGCAATGCAAGATGCATACGACAATGAAAAAAGTGAAGTATGTAAACAAGTCTTAAAACAAATTCTAGAAAATGCAGATATTGCTAAAAATGAAGCAAGACCTTTGTGTCAAGATACAGGCTTAGCGGTTTTCTTTGTGAAAGTCGGAGAAGATGTTAAAGTTGTTGGTGGAAGCCTTAAAAAAGCGATCAACGAGGGAACGGAACTTGGGTACAAAGAGGGTTATTTAAGAGCATCTACCTGTCATTGGGACACACGTGCCAACCTTAAAGATGAAGTGGGTTATAACTTGCCAGCTATCATTCACTTTGACATTGTAGAAGGCGATAAAATTGAAATTGAATATGCTGCAAAAGGCGGTGGATCAGAAAACGTTTCTCGTGCGACCGTATTTCCTCCTGCAAAAGGCAGAAAAGGTATTATTGAGTACGTTAAACAAGTAATTTCGGATGCAGGTCCAAATCCCTGTCCTCCTCTTACGGTAGGTGTAGGTATTGGTGGAACCTTTGAAAAAGCCGTTATCTCTTCTAAACATGCACTTTTTAGAGATTTAGGCAGTAAAAATCCTGATCCCGTATTGGATTCTATGGAGCAAGAATTAATGGTTCTTCTGAATAACTTAGGCATTGGTGCTATGGGTATGGGTGGTACACAAACGGTTCTTGGTGTTCACATTGAGAAAAACCCTTGCCATATTGCAAGTTTACCTGTGAGTGTTAATGTTCAATGCCACAGTTCACGCCATATGCACATCACGTTATAA